CAGGCAGTCATAGAGGTGAGATTCGAGTTGTTGGAGCGTAAGTATTACCGTGGCTATGCCCCCCAAGTTCCAGGTTATTATCGCGGGATTGTTATTAGAGATCTCCTCTTTTCCAGAAGATACAATTATCCAATGGCTTCAAAAGGTTTTTTATACGAGCATTTGAATTCCCTTTGTACGACCAACGGGATTGCCTCCTCCAACCGGGATAACTGGAAGATCCTCGATGTGAAGCAGATCTGGGGAGTACCCAAGCGGAATAAAAACCTCATGCACCGGGTAAAGCCCGGCGATACCATCCTTGTCTACGTCCGGCAGGAGAAGGAGGGCGACACCATCCTCCCTTCCGCGATAACAGGCGCCTACGAAGTCATCTCCGAGCCCTACGAGGACCACTCCCGCCTCTTCGTCACCCCGAAGCATATGGGGGACGAGGTCTTCCCCTACCGCATGAAGGTCCGGCCGGTCGCAGTTTTTCAAGAACCCCTCGAGTTCAAGCCGCTGATCAAGGACCTAAAATTCATCACGAACAAGACGACGTGGAGCGGCCACCTCAGGATAGCCATGCGCGAGATCCCGGAGGAGGACTACCGGCTCATCCTCAAGCGAGCCGGAGTGGAGGCATAACCGATGCCCGCGATCACCGGCGTCGCCTTCCCGGTCCCCAAACACCTCATGCCCCGGTTCTTCAAGGACGGCAAGACCGTCTTCATCAAACCCGCCACCGTCTTTAAAGAACTCAAGCCGGGCATGAGACTCGTCTTCTACCAGTCCCACGAGGATACCGGCTGCGTCGGGGAGGCGACGATCAGGCGGATCGTCATCTCAGAAGACCCTCTCGCGTTCTTCGAGACCTTCGGCGACGCGATCTTCCTGACAAAAGAGGAGACAAAAGCCTACGTCGGGAGCCAGGAGCGCTGGCAGGGGGTCCGGGTAAGGAAGGGAGAGGGCAGGAAGAGGGACTGGATGGCGCTCGAACTCGAGGATATCCGGGAGTACGCTACGGTCAAGAAACCAAAACGGTTCGTGCCGGTCGGGGGGAGGTACCTGCGGGAGTGAGCCCATGGGAGACATCCGTATCTTTCGCATAGACGGGCCGGAAGCCCGCGAACTCAAGGGATCTTCTGTCGCACTCGAGAAATCCCTCCAGGTCTACATCGAGAAGAACCTGGAGCACCTACTCGGGATCACGTTCCTTGAGAGCGAATATCCCACCGGAAAGACGCACGGTGGCCGCATCGATACCCTGGGGATCGATGAGAACGGTTTTCCAGTCATCATCGAATACAAGCGGGCCATCAATGAAAACGTCATCAACCAGGACCTCTACTACCTGGACTGGCTCCTCGATCATAAAGGCGAATTCGAGTTGATGGTTCTCAAGAAACTGGGCAAAGACTACGAAGAGAAGTTGGACTGGAGCACCCCACGGCTCCTC
This Methanomicrobiales archaeon DNA region includes the following protein-coding sequences:
- a CDS encoding DUF365 domain-containing protein, which translates into the protein MPAITGVAFPVPKHLMPRFFKDGKTVFIKPATVFKELKPGMRLVFYQSHEDTGCVGEATIRRIVISEDPLAFFETFGDAIFLTKEETKAYVGSQERWQGVRVRKGEGRKRDWMALELEDIREYATVKKPKRFVPVGGRYLRE
- a CDS encoding EVE domain-containing protein, which produces MASKGFLYEHLNSLCTTNGIASSNRDNWKILDVKQIWGVPKRNKNLMHRVKPGDTILVYVRQEKEGDTILPSAITGAYEVISEPYEDHSRLFVTPKHMGDEVFPYRMKVRPVAVFQEPLEFKPLIKDLKFITNKTTWSGHLRIAMREIPEEDYRLILKRAGVEA